Below is a genomic region from Ziziphus jujuba cultivar Dongzao chromosome 7, ASM3175591v1.
AAAGGGATTGGCGAAACAAGTATAAATTGGAATCccttatgaaaatataaagagAAAGTTGCAGGTCAATCATATAAGGTCTACAGACAACAACTTGAACTCTTGGGTCAAGTTGGTTTTACGGTATACGTTAATTTATGATCAACCTTGCGTGTTTTAATCCTTCCATGTCCTCTCTTCCTCTCCGATGCCAAAGTCACTAAATGAAAATCGTGGAAATAGAACTCGGATATTGGAGAATCCATCACCTATTTATACTGCCATCTAGGTTGCAGGCAAAGACCCGCTATTTGTTTAGGTCCCTCCTGCTTTGTTGATACATTGGATACGGATTAAaggtttttccattttcaacaagagttttttttttttttttttttgttttttttttgataaaaggcATAATTCATTCCAGAGAAAAACACAAAAGCCTCCAACAGGAGGAAAGCTTACAAACCTAAAGCCGGAACTAAGCCAGTCAGCAGCTAGACATCCAAATATCCTTTGGAAGGGATTCAAAACAGAAGCTATCTAAATCAAAACACAGTTCTTCATACAAAGCTTTTTTGGTCACAAGGTCTGCCAGACAATTAGCCTCCCTAGAATCCTAACATATCTTCCAGCTATTAGAAGAGAACAAAGAACGAAGAGTAATGGTCATATCTAGTATTCCATCCTGTAGGGTCCTCTATGCTTGTGATGTTCTTTTCTGCTGCTACATTCGCTGCCCATAGCATGGCTTTTAGTTCTGCTTCCAGCGGAGACTCACAAAAGGTGCACCTTGAGGCAAGAAAGAGTAGAAGCAAGGCCGGCCTGGCCATTGGAGAAGGCAGCGTCTGTGTTGATCTTCCACCACCTTCTAGGGGTGGTTTCCAAAATCACATTTTCAACAAGAGTTATTTTAATTCGAACCTCCATTTTTTATCAGGTTTGAAATTGTAGTCTGTTCAAATGGCGGATCCAGAAAATTCAGTCCGAGAGGTACCAttgtaaacaattttttttttcaaaaaaaaaaaataataataataatttatattttttattcaactaTTATCTTAgatattttttctcaaataaaaaaaattataggcttacatgtaaaataagtatttttacaatatttaataatatagtattttcagagaaaaaaataataataatatagtatttgataTTGAATTAGACATTCATCTagctaaaaaggaaaaattaaattttataagaaaatgagTGAATACTGGGTAAGATATCATAAATTGGGGGTACATATCTAAATTTTAGTataattatgtaattaaaaaaattaacctattaaaatgttaaaaaagtgataaattGAGGGGGCATCCCAAGGGCTTAATGCAAATTCGCCTGTGGTTTCAACTTAACCAACCCCGTGTTGGTTTTATATTCAAAGTGTTTTGCTCCCTGCACACTCCCACCTATCAGATGAGCAGCTCATGACCTGCTGACTTCGTGATGGCATGCCACTTTTCCTGGAACCCCCGCTGGTGAGGGCGTGCTGGACCATCAATGCGTCAATTTGCCCCGCCCATCCCCGAAACCGCGGTGCACCGTCCCGTTtttccccgaaaattccggGATGGGGGGCGGGCTCGGGGCAAATACCTAAAAACCGAGTCGGGGACAGGCCggggacggggaataataacTCCGTCCCGAacccgccccgatatatatatatatatttatttattattgttttttataaaattttatttatgtaaaatcattttcttctttttttttatttatttttctaaatatgtattttattataattgtaaatttgttccttgatgtattttattatatttttattgcattgtagtcattttttttatattttaatcataaaataatttttttatataaatttttcaaaaaaatatcaattaaaaaataaaatggggaAAACCGTCCCGCCCCGTCCCCGCCCCGCAAAATCCCCGATCCCGCCCTGCAcctaaaaaaaggagaaaaatcgcagggatgggatgtaaaattccccGCAGAAACGGAgatgggattttaaaaacccGCCCCGCCCCGCCCCATTGACATCCCTACTCCTGACTACCTAGCACTTCTTATCTGAACACTTTACCAGGGGTGTTTGGATTGGGCCTCTCCTCCAAAAGTGAATCCTTGGATCCATTGTTGGGCCTTTTGATTTTCACACATTACCCCCCTATGAAAATTGGGCTTGTAGATAATCCCTTCATTGGGCCTTGAATATTGGTTCGGGTGTAACAGTATATATTAAGCAGGAGCTGGTTTAAGGCATCAGTATAATCTTGTAGAATAAAACTCAAGATAAAATACATTAGAACCATCTGACAGCCAGTACGGCTACAAAACGTTGTATATGTAACTTACACACATAAACACACATAATGGTGCgtgcacacacatatatgtatattagataTACAATGAATTTCTTATCCAAgaattctaaataaattttttgaccgAATTCCTCCTTTTACATGTGGTAAGGCTCCTTATCTGGTACTCTTGGATAACAGgcgcaccatatatatatatatatatatatataagtactaAAACTTCATTCATTGCATGAAAACTTCATTCATTGcatgccaaatatatataattagagtCTTCTTTGGAAAGAGAGTGAAACCTTCACCCTTGATTAATCATTCCTGCcagaaaaataacaagaaaaaagtggtaaatcaaattagggtggACGATCACATGGGCATTTTTTAGtgtaaaaatagtattaaagaCAACTGAAAGATCATGAGATATGATATATGCAATTAAGCATAAAAAAACTCACCATTCGGACAAACTTTCATgcatttttccaaaataatgttGGATGTTGGGTATGCGTTGGACCTTTGAACGATCCACACCTCCCACTCGTATACTCTCTATCAACTCCATTGGCATGGATCCCAACTTCAATTCTTGGAGATTGGAAAGATCTTCAATACCCATTGGCAGTGTCTTTAACTTACTGCATTCTGCGAGAAAAAGTACCTGGAGAGCAGGCATCACCCCCCTTCCAATAGATATAAAATGCAATTGTGGTAAATTTACCAAGGTCAAGCGGGTGAGCTTTAGAAAGCCTTCATGAAAATACATTGTTTCCCTAACATAAGCATTGATAAGACATAGATCCCCCAAGGTCGGTAATCTTGCTATATGAGGAAGTAGATCTTCTACAAGTCTGGACCAATGCAAAAACAATGATACGAGATTGTGAAGGGAAGAAATCCAGCGCGGTACCTTCTCCAGTTTCCCGGTCAGAATGAGGACTTGAAGCAGTGGAGGAGGTGATGAGATGGCATCCAGTCGAAGGGTTTCCTCTTCATCAATTaccatcaaaaataaataatgaagtaACCTCAGTTTTTCAAGTGAGACACATAAATCCATCTCGTCACTGCCTTTCACATCGGTAATGCCAAGCCTAGTAAGCTGGGTCATATTCCCTATTTGTTGTATAAGGTCACCTTCTGATATAATACAAGACAGAACTTGCAACATTTTCAACTTAGTGATCTTTGATGGTGCTTGTGTCCCCCGTACATATCTGAAACCAAAACCATCTTCTTGACAATAATGATACATTAGAAGATGGCGCAAGTTCTGTAATTTTGCTATTCCTTTAGGAAGTGTCACAATGTTTGTGTCCCTGATAATCAAGGTTTGAAGGTTACGAAGTCTACCTATGGATTTTGGAAGCTTATGTACTGAAGTTTCCCCTAAATTTAAATACCTTAAGTTGAATAGGTAGACTAATTCATCAGGCAATTTTTCAATTGGAAAACCACCCTCCAAATCTAAGACCCTTAACAATTTGAATCCGAGTGGCAATTTCAGTTTTGAAAACAGAGGGACAAACACAAGTAAAGTGCGAAGCTGAGACACACCGTTCCATGATTGAATTTCATTATCAGTTTGGATAATTGACAGGCGGCGAGCTTCGCATTTTTCCATGTTTTCACTCCCATCATATATAGCACCAAATTTCTCTCTTTCGGATACAGACACAGCAAGCTCCCGCAGAAGATCATGCATCTTGCATGCTTTTGGCCTCCCAGATGGGTTCCTTTCTACGACAACTAACATGCTTCGCGAAACGAGTTTCATAAGATAGCTATCTGCAACTTCTTCAGGTGTGAGCCCTCTAACTTGTTCTACAAATCCTTCGGCCATCCACAGCCTGATAAGCCTTTTTCTTCTCATCAAATAATCTTCTGGAAATAGGGAGCAATACAAGAAACAGGGCTTCAATTGGTATGGCAAATCATTGAAACTAAGCAACAATATCTTATTGGCTTTCTCTAAGTTGGGATCGTCATTTAGCTGCCAATTTAAGTTTTTACAAACTTTTCTCCACTCTATTATGgaatttttggaagacataaTACCACCCAAAGCTACGATAGCTAAAGGTAGGCCTTCGCACTTGTCGAGAAGTTCAGaagcaatttttttaaactcttCCGGACAAGAATTGTCCGGATAGCTTGAGAAAGCTTTCATGCAGAAGAGTTTCCAAGCATCGTTTGGTAGCAATGGTTGAATACGATGAATGCGGCTTCCACCACCAGAAGAAGAGAGCGCTACATCTTCTTTCCGAGTGGTGAGTACTATTCTGCTTCCCATCTCTCTATCTGGAAATGACACCCTTATCGCTGTCCAAAGGTTGGTATCCCATACATCATCCAAGACAACTAGGTATCGtttcgttttcaagtaattcaGCAGCATATCAACCAGATCTCTATAGCTCTTGGCCTTCAAATCCACAGTAACCTCTTCCTTCCTTGATTGATGGAATTCTGTGATTAAGCTTCTGAGCAAATCCTCTATCACATAAGTCTGAGAAACAGTAATCCATGCATGACAGTGGAAGTATCTCTTTATACTTTCATCACGGTAGATACTGGCAGCCAGTGTTGTCTTACCGGATCCTCCCATTCCGATCAGTGAGACAGCAATCTGGCGTGGATTTCCATCCATCAGGCTCCCCATTAGTTCtgtctttttcctttctatCCCGAcgatttcttctttttctatgaAAAGAGAGGACTCTGCATGGTTCTGCACCCATTTGTCACTATGTTCGTAAGGACTTTTTCCTTCTCTACGATTGACAGCATATCTTTGCCTCCTATCCGCAATATccttaaccttttttttaatctccCTCAACTTTGTCCCAATTTGATGTTTCATCCAAAGATTCTCGGGAAAGTAAATGATATGGTGGAGGAAACCCATAATTCGACCCCCACCTCGATGATGATTCGCATGATAGCTAAATTCATCAATGGTATCTCCAACCTTATAAACCAAATCCCTTATACTTGCCATACAAACTTTGTCAACTTCACTGAGTTCTTTCTGGATCTCAGTATCCTCTAAAAAGGATTTCATGCTAACAAGCTCCTGCTGGATCTCCTCAAGGTCATCCCGAAGACCAAGTATCAGAGACGCTTCATTTTCGAGGATGGATACTACTTTGCCAATCAAGAGGTCCATGATGATGACCTTCTCTACGCTGATCAATTCTGTGGCATGGCCGTTACGCCCAGCAGATTAACGACTTAGAGACAGCCTTTCATTACACCGGTGCGGCAGCGGTTGGACTTTCTCCGGCAAGGACGAGGCACGTGTGACCACCGTGATTGCTGTAAAGTCGTTGGAGGCCTAAATCAACGGAAATGTTACAGCAGCGGAGAACGAATCTGCTGCGGTGAGCCTGAGGTTCTCCTGTGCAATTAGGCTTCGGGACCACCTCAGGATGGTAAGGTTAGTACCTATCTTAGCACAATGCTACAGGCgcgaatttcttttcctttttcagtGAACACGTTAACAAGATTGTGGCTATGAACTTGAACTTGTCGGGGGGTCTACACATTCAGATGTTTGCTAGTTGCTTAAGGGTTGTGATTTTTCTTTATCTGCATAAGGGTTAGAATAAAGGAGAAAGACCACCAGAATTAAGTGGCCAACACGATGCTGTCCACTGTCCAATAAGCAGGAGGGATGTGATCCTTTCCAGCTCCATTGGTTCTTGGCTTTGCTCAAAGTCAAAGCTCTTATTTCTGTGAAAAAATAGTATAAGTATTGATCAAGAGTGGCAAAAGTTTCCGATTCTTAGAATAAAACCTGACAATCAATTCATATTTGGGCACGTAACCAATGTTGTGGgtgatcttttttctttttctttttctttttatgattaATCtccaacccttttttttttttttttttttttcaaattcttgtATCCTCACTTTTCCGTTACGTGGCTTTATCTCCCTCATCCCACATGATCAAGGGTTTTCTTGGAATCATTAGGATCAAAAGAGTGAAATTACTGATCAAGAGTGGCAAAAGTTTCTCATTCTTAGAATCAAACCTGACGATCAATTCACATATGGGCACGTAACCAATGTTGTGGggattttttgtctttttttctttatgcatAATCTCCAACGccccttttcttctttttcccagATTCTTATTTCCTCTCTTTTCCTTCACATGGCTTCGTCTCCTTTATCCCGCATGATCAACGGCTATGCTTCCTCCCAGTCTTAACAGCATGTGATGGATGGGATTTGATCTTAGTGCGACAGCTCTTCAATCTTTAAGATCCATTTACCTTCTCTCAACTAATTAGTTTGTTTGGTAAAGTTCCTTCTTAACTACTCGTTGCTTTTATATTGTGATTATCCGCATAGTAAATATGCTGATGTTTTTATTTCGGgatttgggttttgtgaaatgttgaAACCAAATTTCTCCTATAGCAGCCTTACATATCATGAGTCTTAGAACATCTATACCAAAGAAGCAaattgtaataataaatatattatataagcaATATGAACAGTTGGGGTGTTTATAGTCGAAATCTCCTATTTTGGCAATGATAAATCCAATTCAATTATTAATCAGtttgataattttcaatataatttaaattgatttcaatatcaaaatatgtatTGTACTTGATAATCGATTTTGGATTGAATTTGAACttgtattttatataaactttgaggtttaaaattttaaatattaatagttgaaactttaaattttgattttttctaaacttgtataaaatagcttttttagataaaatctatttaacattttaaaaatgaaagtaTTTACTTAGAATATGGTAAATAAAACAAGAGTAATTTAGATAATATATCAAATACAACTAATTTTTAagttaaattattaaaacaaatatacatatttaattaaacaaaacaataatgatttattaattatttttaaatatatattcctaattagaataaatattattactatcctttttattttgctattttgaaaaatatcaataCAACATTTTTAAGTTTCGTTTTTATTTCAATgtaacattaatttttaaaacttttactaGTAGAATTGGAATATGATCAATGAAACTCTTTTACCATTTTCAACcatagaaaataaaacatatatatattaaataaaaataatgcgattaaatttacaattgttttcttttaaaaaaattcatacgtatttttataaatttaatttttgaaattatattcgAAACTGTCATGATTAATatctgatttattattattatatatttatatatatatatatatatatataattcgatCGCACACTTaccaatgaattaaaaaaaaacgaaaaaaaaaaaaaagaagcaacaaCAAACAGGTATGGCATTTGGGCCTCAGATTTTAGACAGAAAACAGAGAAGTTGGGATGGGAAGTAGAGGAGGCCCATGATTTGTTTGTTTTACAATATTGCCCCTTCTGTGAGGTCGCTCCCGGCACGAAGAAGAGGTGGAAAAAGTGCATTGTGGTTGTTGGAAACTTGAAAATGGGGGGGTCGTCGTCGACAAGCAAGGATGCATTGGCTCTATTCCAGTTCCTCGGCTCCGCCTATTCAGCCACTCATACCACTTTCAAGGTCTCTTCTCTCTACGCTCCCTCCGTCCCTCGCTCTCTCTCAAAAATGCTAGTTTAACcccaattctctctctctctctctctctctgtttattttttttcagatcATAGATCTCTATGTCGTTTATGCTGTCTTCACAGCTCTCACCCAGGTACTCCTTAATACTGTTAATATTGCCTTGTGTTTTTCACTGAGAATgtgggaataataataataataaaaaagacctGCCACGAATTTTGCAGTGATATCGCGTTTTAGTGGAAATCCATAAAAGCATGATTCATGAACATCTTAATCATCGTTTCAcagtctttcttttttttttttttttcttttttgtgggggggggggggggggggggggggggctttTATTCTCATTGTCAATTAAGATTCCTTTGTAGGTATAATCTGATAAAACTTTTGTTGTATAACCATTCTGATTCCATTGTACTACGTAGACCCATATTATTAGTTGCATAGGATCACCCCTCAGTAGTCAATGGTACATTATGTTTTCTGTGATTGTGGAAGTTTTTAATGTCTCTGATATATTTGCTTCAGCCAAAATTGAACTTCAATTTAATCCTAAGTTTTGTATCTTGTGGTGTTATGATCaaaattttttggtaaattagtttattgaaaaagtaaatatatatatatatatatatatatatatgtgaaatggTGTCTTACCATTGCCCTGTTTAAGTAAATTGCTGCAATAGAAAGTGCATTTCTAGTTTGCATTGAATAATCACTGGATTATTATTCAAGGAACTCCTTACTATATCACTTTACTTAGTTTGATTATGGCGGTTGCATTTTGTCATTATTTACCTTGTCCTGTTCTGATATGTTGTTTGCTTTTACTGCTGATGAGCAGGTAGTTTACATGGCTATTGTTGGATCATTTCCATTTAACTCTTTTCTTTCAGGAGTACTTTCTTGTATAGGAACAGCAGTTCTTGCTGGTAAGAGAatgcaatataatataattacacATTCATGTATGTGCATACATGTATTATGTATGTGTACGAGCCTTCGACAAGATAAAACCCGTATTAATACGTGACCGTATTTTTACCTTTGCTGTCGTTTGCCTCCGGATTCAAGTGAACAAAAAGAACAAGGAATTCACGGTATTTTTCTGTTCTGAACATTTATTCTTTTCTGTTCAATAGCCACTGATAGAATGGGGAAACTAAATTCAAGTTCTGCTACAGACTGTTGAACCAAATACTTTTGACAAGTCTAAAcgtatattttctttctctatttttgttCTTCTGCAACCAAATATGGTCGTTGAGATCTGTAAAGTTGTTCTCTTAGCCACATCTTCCCTTGTTTCCTTGCTGCCTAGTCACCCACAAGACAAGAAGACAAGAAGCTTGGTGGTGGAAAACAAATTGTAGCTTTCATTCGTGCGGTTATTCAtggtttcattttatttattttgaagtagttAATATATCTTTAATCAAATTGCAGGATTTGCCACCACAGCGTGCATTTGCGGATTTTCTTCTATCCAATTTGGTTCTAAATTTGGTGATCATGAACTTCCTTGGATAAATTAGCAAGTATACTTTTTTGGAGTTATTTATGCGGCAACTCTTCTTTAACTGCAATATAATGGAGCCAGCGTATATGTGAGACATGAAGGTGCAATTGAATTTTCTTTAAGCGAATAGACTCGTCAGCTTTGtttcttttactttctttctttttgtttaggcCATACAAAAATTAGTGTAACTGGGATACAGGAAATgaatgtagatttttttttttttttaaatctatttttataattttctgctTCAATTGTTATGCAATTGTAGGTTTGTATAGTTCATGAATAGGTCGACTATCCGAACTGTGAACGGGAACCTGCAAAATTTTCGAGGTTCGGCTCGAGGCTTATAGCACTAACAGCTGGATTGGCCGGGCCAATTAGGTGGAGCTCAGGGCATAAGCACTGAAacacaaaaaaggaaaacagcTATAGTGGCATCCCAGTTTCCATTAACAGTTTTTTACTTTGGCTGAATGATTTCCAGTAACAGTTGACATTGGTTAGAAAGTCCGCCTATGAGATGATGAAAAACAGTGGAAACTCAACCTTGAAGAAAGAAAACCAACCAATACAGCATCCAAATAAGGAAACTGATCGCAAGGTGCCAAATACCGCCTAAGGAGGTAGTAAGAAACGCACCGGTTTCAAAATTAGCAAATCGATTTTGAAAGGCCGGAGTAACTAAAAAATTAGCCAGCCCCTAGTCATTTTTTCCATTTCTAGAAacttgtttcatatatatacatacatgtatataatagATATAGTAACTATATTAATCATTACTTTTATTGTCaagaaacggaaaaaaaaaaaaaagaactatatataataataacctggggttaaaaaataaaaatatatataataataatctgCGCAGTGCTACTGTTAAAACATGGGAacaaacaaaatattcacataaaagaaaaaaaaaaaatggaaccaaCAAATAATAGGAAGCCGacgaaaaaaaagggaaaactcTATAGGAGAATTTTATCATCAGATTGCAGGAAAACTATACAAGttcttttgatttattatttataatacacTAATTCAGTTTTCAAACGTCACATGAAATCTTTTGTATCTCCTGGTCTGGCGCTTACAAACCGATCCAAATCTTATCAGCTCCATTCCTTCTCCTATAGGAAGAGTTACAGACTCAAGTCTATGCTCCCCTTCTAAGACTTCAACAAACGGAACTCTATCTCTCATTGCTTTGAGATTGTTCGCCACCACCACTACAGCACCAGTCGGATTAAGCTTCATCATCTTGGATAAACTCAAGTGATCTTCAAATTTACAATCAATAACTGCAAAATCGATACTCATGTACTTATCAATCACTTCGCAAGGATTTCCATAATCAAGTTCAATAACATCCTCAAGATCATTTCCAATAACCCAAGCTCTGCTTTTCTCTACTTGTTCACGTTGCGGAAGTATACAAACAAGCTGGCCTCCTGTCTGCTTTGCAGCCACGGCCAGTGCAATCGTCAATGGCGTTATACCTTCTGCAGAGACTTGCACTATCAATCTCGCTCGTTTTCCGGCTGCTAAAGCTGATAAAAACTCTATGCATCTGGGTTCAATGACCTTCGTCTTACGTTCTTCATTGTTTTGAACCTTACACTGTAGAAACGGTCAAATATAAGATGGAAATCTTTGAATTGAGAAAGGAATGGACATATATGAGCATACGCAGGAAATCAATTTACCAAGTGGAGAgtttgaaggtaggctttcatggCATCTTGGGGAGACCACTCCATTGTAGGATTATTGGAAATATAGAAAGTAAGACTGCTTTGGACTGGTCCTAGCTCGTCTTAAAATGTTACATAATGAATATggagtgtgtgtgtatatatatatagatatgtatgtgGCATTGTGGAGATTGTTTGGTTATTGATATAAGCTGACCAATTGGAATACGTTGAAGAGGATTGGGATACGCCAACGACATCATGCAAAGTGGCAAAGAAAGGATCGGATTTGCATGTAGATGATGTCGTGGCCACTTAAGAGCGGTTTCATGGTTAGCCTGGCAACAGGGAATCACCAAAGGGAAGTTTTTTAAGTTGCGCGCTTCGATGTCATTTGCATGTGCGAGAAGACACTTGTCGCTATCAGACATGCCGTTACTGGGACAAGTGGCTAAGAACGGCACTCTCATGGCCAAATGTGAGAAGCTGAGAGCAGTGGACTGACTGCCACTGGACACGCGTCTTTCAACTATACGAAAATTGCAC
It encodes:
- the LOC107423471 gene encoding disease resistance protein RPM1; its protein translation is MDLLIGKVVSILENEASLILGLRDDLEEIQQELVSMKSFLEDTEIQKELSEVDKVCMASIRDLVYKVGDTIDEFSYHANHHRGGGRIMGFLHHIIYFPENLWMKHQIGTKLREIKKKVKDIADRRQRYAVNRREGKSPYEHSDKWVQNHAESSLFIEKEEIVGIERKKTELMGSLMDGNPRQIAVSLIGMGGSGKTTLAASIYRDESIKRYFHCHAWITVSQTYVIEDLLRSLITEFHQSRKEEVTVDLKAKSYRDLVDMLLNYLKTKRYLVVLDDVWDTNLWTAIRVSFPDREMGSRIVLTTRKEDVALSSSGGGSRIHRIQPLLPNDAWKLFCMKAFSSYPDNSCPEEFKKIASELLDKCEGLPLAIVALGGIMSSKNSIIEWRKVCKNLNWQLNDDPNLEKANKILLLSFNDLPYQLKPCFLYCSLFPEDYLMRRKRLIRLWMAEGFVEQVRGLTPEEVADSYLMKLVSRSMLVVVERNPSGRPKACKMHDLLRELAVSVSEREKFGAIYDGSENMEKCEARRLSIIQTDNEIQSWNGVSQLRTLLVFVPLFSKLKLPLGFKLLRVLDLEGGFPIEKLPDELVYLFNLRYLNLGETSVHKLPKSIGRLRNLQTLIIRDTNIVTLPKGIAKLQNLRHLLMYHYCQEDGFGFRYVRGTQAPSKITKLKMLQVLSCIISEGDLIQQIGNMTQLTRLGITDVKGSDEMDLCVSLEKLRLLHYLFLMVIDEEETLRLDAISSPPPLLQVLILTGKLEKVPRWISSLHNLVSLFLHWSRLVEDLLPHIARLPTLGDLCLINAYVRETMYFHEGFLKLTRLTLVNLPQLHFISIGRGVMPALQVLFLAECSKLKTLPMGIEDLSNLQELKLGSMPMELIESIRVGGVDRSKVQRIPNIQHYFGKMHESLSEWND
- the LOC107423444 gene encoding dolichyl-diphosphooligosaccharide--protein glycosyltransferase subunit DAD1-like isoform X1; amino-acid sequence: MGGSSSTSKDALALFQFLGSAYSATHTTFKIIDLYVVYAVFTALTQVVYMAIVGSFPFNSFLSGVLSCIGTAVLAVCLRIQVNKKNKEFTDLPPQRAFADFLLSNLVLNLVIMNFLG
- the LOC107423444 gene encoding dolichyl-diphosphooligosaccharide--protein glycosyltransferase subunit DAD1-like isoform X3, with translation MGGSSSTSKDALALFQFLGSAYSATHTTFKIIDLYVVYAVFTALTQVVYMAIVGSFPFNSFLSGVLSCIGTAVLAGFATTACICGFSSIQFGSKFGDHELPWIN
- the LOC107423444 gene encoding dolichyl-diphosphooligosaccharide--protein glycosyltransferase subunit DAD1-like isoform X2 translates to MGGSSSTSKDALALFQFLGSAYSATHTTFKIIDLYVVYAVFTALTQVVYMAIVGSFPFNSFLSGVLSCIGTAVLAVNKKNKEFTDLPPQRAFADFLLSNLVLNLVIMNFLG
- the LOC107423426 gene encoding uncharacterized protein LOC107423426 gives rise to the protein MEWSPQDAMKAYLQTLHLCKVQNNEERKTKVIEPRCIEFLSALAAGKRARLIVQVSAEGITPLTIALAVAAKQTGGQLVCILPQREQVEKSRAWVIGNDLEDVIELDYGNPCEVIDKYMSIDFAVIDCKFEDHLSLSKMMKLNPTGAVVVVANNLKAMRDRVPFVEVLEGEHRLESVTLPIGEGMELIRFGSVCKRQTRRYKRFHVTFEN